A genome region from Oncorhynchus masou masou isolate Uvic2021 chromosome 14, UVic_Omas_1.1, whole genome shotgun sequence includes the following:
- the LOC135553977 gene encoding gastrula zinc finger protein XlCGF57.1-like: MAELETECITLGLDTLHASECGSPPLDPLRPECTSPTLHLLSSDCSTLGTLAAEIAEPMVMLPCVKTEPADDLDPIHTVDLSEIQPLSTAELGHEQIKMEISGLDYIKSEHHVHDLHCFHSSEYESDSYCMKSHYEPSLVFDYITHVSDSLDYIRSEQHADLQCYYTTELGAIKTEYEPNLMSNHIKTEMSLESIHMAELRTELNKLSHDGVMEGHRLDNEFPGAGGLYELQSTHAGKGPGHTSPKGHSTTPRKPRNLSGEKPFSCTQCGKNFSTLGNLKTHQRIHTGERPYTCSQCGKSFGQAGNLKRHQLIHTGQKPYVCAHCPKGFTKADDLRSHQRLHTGEKPFCCLQCGKSFSQSKELKAHQLSHTGERPFCCQHCGKSFTKEMSYHNHLQIHTGEKPYCCSQCGKTFSNSGVLKTHEKIHSGVRPFGCTQCGKSFGRLGHLKAHQQIHTGERPFACLQCGKNFSQSGHLKAHEQIHKRERSDMSSSSSSGGSSSRSTDSS, translated from the coding sequence ATggcagagttagagacagagtgCATCACGCTAGGACTTGACACGCTGCATGCATCAGAGTGTGGCTCACCGCCGCTGGATCCACTTCGGCCTGAGTGCACCTCGCCAACCCTCCACCTGCTCTCGTCTGACTGCAGCACGCTTGGCACGCTGGCGGCAGAGATTGCAGAGCCCATGGTCATGCTGCCTTGTGTGAAGACTGAGCCTGCAGATGACCTGGACCCCATCCACACCGTGGACCTGTCAGAGATCCAGCCATTGAGCACAGCGGAGCTGGGCCACGAACAGATCAAGATGGAGATCAGTGGGTTAGACTACATCAAGTCTGAGCACCACGTCCATGACCTCCACTGCTTCCACAGCTCTGAGTACGAGAGCGACTCGTATTGTATGAAGTCTCACTACGAGCCCAGTCTGGTGTTTGACTACATCACCCACGTGTCCGACAGCCTGGACTACATCAGGTCGGAACAGCACGCCGACCTGCAGTGTTATTACACCACCGAGCTCGGGGCCATCAAGACTGAGTACGAGCCCAACCTGATGTCCAACCACATCAAGACAGAGATGAGCCTAGAGTCTATCCACATGGCCGAGCTCCGGACCGAGCTAAATAAGCTCAGCCATGACGGGGTCATGGAAGGCCATAGACTGGACAACGAGTTCCCTGGCGCAGGAGGCCTCTACGAGCTGCAGTCCACCCATGCTGGGAAAGGCCCAGGCCACACAAGCCCGAAAGGGCATAGCACAACCCCACGCAAACCTCGTAACCTCAGTGGTGAGAAGCCTTTCTCTTGCACCCAGTGTGGGAAGAATTTCAGCACTCTGGGGAACCTCAAAACACACCAGCGCATTCATACAGGAGAGAGGCCATATACCTGCTCGCAGTGCGGCAAGAGCTTCGGCCAGGCAGGgaacctgaagaggcaccagctCATTCACACTGGTCAGAAACCCTACGTCTGTGCCCACTGCCCCAAGGGCTTCACCAAAGCAGATGACCTCCGCTCACACCAGCGTCTACACACCGGCGAGAAGCCCTTCTGTTGCcttcagtgtgggaagagcttcagtCAGTCCAAGGAGCTCAAAGCCCACCAGCTAAGCCACACCGGAGAGAGGCCTTTCTGCTGCCAACACTGTGGGAAGAGCTTCACCAAGGAAATGAGCTACCACAAccacctgcagattcatactggCGAGAAACCGTACTGCTGCTCTCAGTGCGGTAAGACATTCAGCAACTCGGGGGTCCTCAAAACACACGAGAAGATACATTCCGGGGTGAGGCCATTCGGCTGCACACAGTGCGGTAAGAGCTTTGGCCGTTTGGGACATCTTAAAGCACACCAGCAAATCCACACTGGGGAGCGACCTTTCGCCTGCCTCCAGTGTGGGAAGAACTTCAGCCAGTCAGGCCATCTCAAAGCACATGAGCAAATTCACAAAAGAGAGAGATCAGACATGAGCAGCTCCAGCAGCAGTGGTGGTAGCAGCAGCCGCAGTACTGATAGTAGCTAA